Proteins found in one bacterium genomic segment:
- the yihA gene encoding ribosome biogenesis GTP-binding protein YihA/YsxC translates to MAEYRVLRAEFVTSAASPDGLPEPVVPEIALLGRSNVGKSSLINNLVGRKRLAYTSSTPGKTRLLNFYQVQLRTGRGFTDLRLVDTPGYGYARAPKSEEERFDELACAILAASRPSRAGAVQIVDARHPGLESDVAAREWLGALGVPAVVAATKADKLSRNRLRQALAEHRRALGEMPIPFSAVTGAGRQELWSAVLEMLRRHGGLD, encoded by the coding sequence ATGGCTGAATACCGCGTGCTCCGGGCCGAGTTCGTCACGAGCGCGGCCTCGCCGGACGGCCTCCCGGAACCCGTGGTGCCGGAAATAGCGCTCCTCGGTCGCTCCAACGTGGGCAAGTCCAGCCTCATCAACAACCTCGTGGGCCGGAAGCGTCTGGCCTACACCAGCTCCACGCCGGGCAAGACCCGGCTTTTGAATTTCTACCAGGTCCAGTTGCGCACGGGGCGGGGCTTTACCGACCTGCGCCTGGTGGATACGCCGGGCTACGGCTACGCTCGGGCGCCGAAGTCCGAAGAGGAGCGCTTCGACGAGCTGGCGTGCGCCATTCTGGCCGCCTCCCGGCCGTCACGCGCCGGCGCGGTGCAGATCGTTGACGCCCGCCACCCCGGTCTGGAGAGCGACGTCGCCGCCCGGGAGTGGCTGGGAGCCCTGGGGGTTCCCGCCGTCGTGGCGGCGACCAAGGCCGACAAGCTTTCCCGCAACCGCCTCCGGCAAGCCCTGGCCGAACACCGCCGCGCGCTCGGGGAGATGCCCATCCCCTTCTCGGCGGTTACCGGCGCAGGGCGCCAGGAGCTGTGGTCGGCGGTCCTCGAGATGCTCCGGCGCCACGGGGGGCTTGACTGA
- the sucD gene encoding succinate--CoA ligase subunit alpha → MAILIDENSRVLVQGITGKTGRFHASRMLSYGTRVVAGTSPGKGGQEVEGVPVFDTVADAVEATGADVSVLFLPARYVLDSAVEACRAGMRLVVVVPEHIPVHDMLRLREESEKSGTRVLGGNTAGVISPGRCNVGIIPPLAFERGRVGTLSRSGSITYYIADTLTRSGYGESTCVGMGGDPVLGSTYNDLLPLFDADDGTDAVVITGEIGGIYEELAAPAVRAMKKPVVAMIGGVFAPPGKRMGHAGAIVEGRMGTADSKLEALEGAGARIAKTFADIPRILSELGIEPANEPHVIEGGRVGG, encoded by the coding sequence GTGGCCATCCTCATAGACGAGAACTCCCGCGTCCTGGTCCAGGGCATCACCGGCAAGACCGGCCGCTTCCACGCCTCCCGGATGCTCTCCTACGGCACCCGCGTCGTCGCCGGCACCTCCCCCGGCAAGGGCGGCCAGGAGGTCGAAGGGGTACCGGTCTTCGACACCGTGGCCGATGCGGTGGAGGCCACCGGGGCCGACGTGAGCGTCCTGTTCCTCCCGGCCCGCTACGTTTTGGATTCCGCCGTGGAGGCCTGCCGCGCCGGCATGAGACTGGTCGTCGTCGTCCCCGAGCACATCCCGGTCCACGACATGCTCCGCCTGCGCGAGGAGAGCGAGAAGAGCGGCACCCGGGTCCTCGGGGGCAACACGGCGGGGGTCATCTCCCCGGGCCGCTGCAACGTGGGCATCATCCCTCCGCTGGCCTTCGAGCGGGGCCGCGTCGGCACACTTTCCCGCTCCGGCTCCATCACCTACTACATCGCCGACACGCTGACCCGGTCGGGCTACGGCGAATCAACCTGCGTGGGGATGGGCGGCGATCCGGTTCTGGGCTCGACTTACAACGACCTCCTGCCGCTCTTCGACGCCGACGACGGGACCGACGCCGTGGTCATCACCGGTGAGATAGGCGGGATTTACGAGGAGCTGGCCGCCCCGGCCGTCCGGGCGATGAAGAAGCCGGTGGTGGCCATGATCGGCGGCGTCTTCGCCCCGCCCGGAAAACGCATGGGCCACGCCGGAGCCATCGTCGAGGGGCGCATGGGCACGGCCGATAGCAAACTTGAGGCTCTCGAGGGCGCCGGGGCCCGCATCGCCAAAACCTTCGCCGACATCCCGCGTATTCTCTCCGAGCTCGGCATCGAGCCCGCCAACGAGCCCCACGTCATCGAGGGCGGCCGCGTCGGCGGCTAA
- a CDS encoding right-handed parallel beta-helix repeat-containing protein, whose protein sequence is MPKAFWTVLFGLALAGATSAGFTAILQEDITEDTVWDISGSPYVVYGNLYVTNGATLRIEDGVTVRFDKVSHDGGRWDGAEIIVIHGSLIAEGTPGWPIVFTSNEQIPFPGDWGAIVVEGDNPVILENCRLEYAKEGLLLWNMTVSSSMSSSITGLEITNCSVHGIGIVGGTPPDIFGCTIVGNGSGLPYQGGINLMDCAATINQNNLFDNYPYNLVNDSIYNIDATENWWDSVDEMEIAQNIFDYHDRSVLGEVDFVPFLTEPAGDGGGVAWQTWGLIKSAYEDY, encoded by the coding sequence ATGCCCAAAGCGTTTTGGACCGTTCTCTTCGGGCTCGCCCTCGCCGGGGCGACGTCGGCCGGGTTCACGGCCATCCTCCAGGAGGATATCACCGAGGATACCGTCTGGGACATCTCCGGTTCCCCGTACGTGGTCTACGGCAACCTGTACGTCACCAACGGGGCCACGCTGCGCATCGAGGACGGCGTCACCGTGCGCTTCGACAAGGTGAGCCACGACGGCGGCCGCTGGGACGGCGCCGAGATCATCGTCATCCACGGCTCTCTGATCGCCGAGGGAACCCCCGGCTGGCCCATCGTCTTCACCTCAAACGAACAGATACCGTTCCCCGGTGACTGGGGCGCCATCGTGGTCGAGGGCGACAACCCGGTGATTTTAGAGAACTGCCGCCTCGAATACGCCAAAGAGGGCCTCCTTCTGTGGAATATGACCGTCAGCTCCTCCATGTCGTCGTCCATAACCGGGCTCGAGATAACCAACTGCTCGGTCCACGGCATCGGCATCGTGGGCGGCACCCCGCCGGACATCTTCGGCTGCACCATCGTGGGCAACGGCTCCGGGCTGCCCTACCAGGGCGGGATCAACCTCATGGACTGCGCGGCCACCATCAACCAGAACAACCTCTTCGACAACTACCCCTACAACCTGGTGAACGATTCCATCTACAACATTGACGCCACCGAGAACTGGTGGGATTCCGTGGACGAGATGGAGATTGCCCAGAATATCTTCGACTACCACGACCGCAGCGTCCTGGGCGAGGTGGATTTCGTCCCCTTCCTGACCGAGCCCGCGGGGGACGGCGGCGGCGTGGCCTGGCAGACCTGGGGCCTCATCAAGTCCGCCTACGAGGATTACTGA